The Falco peregrinus isolate bFalPer1 chromosome 1, bFalPer1.pri, whole genome shotgun sequence genome has a window encoding:
- the EIF2S1 gene encoding eukaryotic translation initiation factor 2 subunit 1 translates to MPGLSCRFYQHKFPEVEDVVMVNVRSIAEMGAYVSLLEYNNIEGMILLSELSRRRIRSINKLIRIGRNECVVVIRVDKEKGYIDLSKRRVSPEEAIKCEDKFTKSKTVYSILRHVAEVLEYTKDEQLESLFQRTAWVFDDKYKRPGYGAYDAFKHAVSDPAILDSLDLTEEERRVLIDNINRRLTPQAVKIRADIEVACYGYEGIDAVKEALRAGLNCSTENMPIKINLIAPPRYVMTTTTLERTEGLSVLNQAMAVIKEKIEEKRGVFNVQMEPKVVTDTDETELARQLERLERENAEVDGDDDAEEMEAKTED, encoded by the exons ATGCCAGGACTAAGCTGTAGATTCTACCAGCATAAATTTCCAGAAGTGGAAGATGTAGTGATGGTCAACGTTCGGTCCATTGCTGAAATGGGAGCCTACGTCAGCCTACTGGAGTACAACAATATCGAAGGCATGATCCTTCTCAGTGAGCTATCCAGAAGACGTATTCGTTCCATAAACAAACTCATCCGCATCGGGAGGAATGAATGCGTTGTGGTCATAAGAGTTGACAAAGAGAAAG GTTATATTGACTTGTCAAAAAGAAGAGTTTCTCCAGAGGAGGCAATCAAATGTGAAGACAAATTCACAAAATCAAAGACT GTTTATAGCATCCTTCGCCATGTTGCTGAAGTCTTGGAGTACACTAAGGATGAGCAGCTTGAGAGTCTGTTCCAGAGAACTGCCTGGGTATTTGATGACAAGTACAAAAGACCAGGATATGGTGCTTATGATGCATTCAAGCATGCAGTCTC AGACCCTGCAATCCTGGACAGCCTAGATCTGACAGAGGAAGAGAGGCGTGTATTGATTGACAATATTAACAGACGTCTGACACCGCAAGCAGTCAAAATCCGAGCTG ATATTGAGGTGGCTTGTTACGGTTATGAAGGTATAGATGCAGTAAAAGAAGCTTTGAGAGCAGGCCTGAACTGTTCCACGGAGAATATGCCCATTAAA ATTAATCTGATAGCCCCTCCTCGTTATGTGATGACTACTACAACACTGGAGAGAACTGAAGGACTGTCTGTTCTGAATCAAGCCATGGctgtaattaaagaaaaaattgaggAGAAGAGGGGAGTCTTTAATGTGCAGATGGAG cccaAGGTGGTTACTGACACAGATGAGACTGAGCTTGCAAGGCAGTTGGAAAGACTGGAGAGGGAAAACGCTGAAGTGGATGGGGATGATGATGCAGAGGAAATGGAAGCCAAAACTGAAGACTAA